In Saccharicrinis fermentans DSM 9555 = JCM 21142, a genomic segment contains:
- a CDS encoding riboflavin synthase, with protein MFSGIVEEAAVIVGLEKEQSNLHITMECSFVNELKIDQSIAHNGVCLTVVKKTDKTYTVTAIQETLDKSNLGVLKIGDKVNLERSMIMNGRLDGHIVQGHVDQTAKCIEVKEADGSWYYTFQYDINQEKAAQGYVTVEKGSVTVNGVSLTVVNSKDDRFSVAIIPYTHDFTNFHQIEVGSIINIEFDILGKYISRIMAIKN; from the coding sequence CAAAGCAACTTACACATCACCATGGAGTGCTCGTTTGTTAACGAGCTAAAAATTGATCAAAGCATCGCCCATAACGGTGTTTGCTTAACTGTTGTAAAAAAAACCGATAAAACGTATACCGTTACTGCAATTCAGGAGACACTAGACAAGTCTAATTTAGGGGTATTAAAAATTGGCGACAAAGTAAACCTGGAACGAAGCATGATTATGAACGGTCGTTTAGACGGCCACATTGTTCAGGGTCATGTAGATCAAACAGCCAAGTGTATTGAAGTAAAAGAAGCAGACGGAAGTTGGTACTATACATTCCAATATGATATCAACCAAGAAAAAGCAGCACAAGGTTATGTCACTGTGGAAAAAGGTTCAGTAACAGTCAATGGTGTAAGCCTGACCGTTGTTAACAGCAAAGATGATAGATTTAGTGTAGCCATCATTCCATATACCCATGACTTTACTAACTTCCACCAAATAGAGGTGGGCAGCATTATTAATATTGAATTTGACATATTGGGCAAATATATTAGCCGAATAATGGCCATCAAAAACTAA